The Brassica oleracea var. oleracea cultivar TO1000 chromosome C7, BOL, whole genome shotgun sequence sequence TGGCAAAGCCTGCACGGCAAAGCCTGCACACCTGATGTCTTAGATGGCAAAGCCTGCACATTTGTTTCCTTATCATTTGCAGTCTTCTTAGGCCGGCTTTCCTCAACAATATCTTCAGCCCTAGATGGAGAACTAACATTGGCTGTTTCATCGGCTGATGTCTTAGATGGCAAAGCCTGCACATTTGTTTCCTTATCATTTGCAGTCTTCTTAGGCCGGCTTTCCTCAACAATATCTTCAGCCCTAGATGGAGAACTAACATTGGCAGTTTCATCGGCTGATGTCTTAGACGGCAAAGCCTGCACACTTGTTTCCTTATCATTTGCAGTCTTCTTAGGCCGGCTTTCCTCAACAATATCTTCAGCCCTAGATGGAGAACTAACATTGGCTGTTTCATCGGCTGATGTCTTAGATGGCAAAGCCTGCACATTTGTTTCCTTATCATTTGCAGTCTTCTTAGGCCGGCTTTCCTCAACAATATCTTCACCCCTAGATGGAGAACTAACATCGGCAGTTTCATCAGCTGATGTCTTAGATGGCAAAGCCTGCACACTTGTTTCCTTATCATTTTCAGAAGAAATGGCTGCTTTAACAGTTGAATCATCAGGACGCAAACTTAACACATCCTTGCTCTCCAGGAGTGCTCCAGGTTCAGTCTCTTCCTTGATATCTGAAGTTTTTGATGAATCCACCTGTATGGCAGAACTGGGATCTTTTTCCTGAGGTTGGTGTTCAACATCAGGCTTCTCTTCAGAAGTATTATCCAAGTCAGTGTTGCAAGGATTATCGTCTTTAGCATTCGTATCATCTTGCTTCTTTATAGACTCAGTATCAACAGAAGAATTATTGTGTTGCGCAACGCCGTTGCTGACTCCTGACTTACCAGATTCATCCTTAGGTGCATCAGTTCGCTCGGGTGTAGCAATTACTTCCTGTTTATCCTGCTGATTGGAAAATAAAAACCAATTAAAAATCTACTTCAGGAAACTTATTTCTCAATGCTGATTTAAGGGAAGAGCTATATGCCTCTACTTCTGCTTCCTTTTCTAAATGACCTTGACTATCCTGCAGGTTAAAATAATGGGAGAACGGTATAAGAGCATGTAATGTAACTGGACGACCAAAAGATGAGGAAGTTCGACAAAAAAAAAACGAGTGAGAAATAAATCTGGCTGGGTAAATAAACACATGAGAAGGCTTACCTCTTTTTCATTCTCAACAAGTTGGTCGTGCTGCAAAGCACTGAATGTCCCTTCACATATCGAAGCCACTATCTTACTATACTTATCTAAAGAGACACCCGACAATTTCACTGCTTCGGTCAGATACTTTTTGAGCTTGCTAGCAGAGTTACTGAGAACTCGCTCTGCCAACCCCCGTGCTACTTGGGGAACCTGAGGACAAGTTGAAAGAGTTAGCAAAAGAGCACCGGTTGCTGAAACATAACTAGCGAGACCATCAATGTATCACCTCATCATCCTCTCTAACATAATGTAGAATGGGTGAAAACATCTTTGGAGGTATCTCCTCGCTTTCCTCTAAAACAAGTGTCATAATTTTCTCCATAGATGAAAGTACGTTCTCTGGATGAAAGTCCCTGAAAAGTAAGATGAATTAATCATCAAACAAACATGACATCGAGTGAGAAGGTTGAAGATGCGCGGAGAGAAAGTAAAAACCAAGTTTCTGTAAAAGAAAAAGTAATCAGAATGATAATAGTCACCAAATAGATTAATATGATGTTCTGAGTGGTAACAAACAAAATGTGGCATAAGGAATCTAAAGGAACAACTAAAATATTACTGGATTTATTAATGATTGTTACCTTATAGCCTTGAGGAAAAGCTGGAACATCTCAATAAGAAGCGCATCACACTCAAGATCCAGCATCACAACGCAAGATCTGACCTTGGCCACAGTTTCAAGGATCGAGATCCTCTTGGAGTAGGAGCGACTAAAATAGTCAGGCAAATTCGCAAACGAAGATACAATTAACTTAAACACTTCCTGCGCATAAACAATAAGAAAAGAGTCAGCAACCAATCACAATCACCTTTCCTCAAGGAAAAAAAAATTAACATACCTTCATGTGATCATCATCATAAGGAGCTTCAGGAGCAGTTATTCTTGTAATCTCGCTGATGCAGGCAGCGACCGCAACTCTCACATCGTCGTCTGAATGCTTGAAGAGTTTTCCAGCGACTAATGCTTTCATCAGCGGAGAGAGTGCGGTTTGCATCGACTCGTGAGGTGACTGGTCAACATCTATGAGCCAGACGAAGAGTTTCTGCAGCGAAATACAAAAGAGGATTTCAAAATCACAAGTATCCTCACCACACAACTGAATCTGAAAACAGATTAAAGAATTGAATAACCGTTCGTATCGCAATTTTAATCACTACACTAAGGAGGAACTATCGAGAAGAATCATCTATTCGCTACAGAGAAATCAAAACTAAGCAAGATCTCGACACGTAGATTCGTTAAAATCTATATAAAGGAATCCACACTAAACGCATAGCATTGCACGAAGCGGGAGTACAGCGGAAGAGATAGAGCGAGACGGTGGAGGAGGCTCACGTCGAGGAGAAGCAGAAGCTCGTCGAGCGAAGAAGGCGGATCAGTAAGCTGTTCTCCTGCTTCGAGAATCTGATTCTCGAGCTCTTTATCAGAATCCGACATGGCTCCTTCTCTTCTTCGCTCTCGTTCGATTGTATCGACGATTAGATCTCTATGAACCCTAGATTCGATTCCCAGCACGAATAGTATCTTAGCTCCTCCTTCGATTCCAGAGACGACGAGAAAATCTCCACCAGTGTCACTGAGCAACACGCTTAGGGTTTTCTCCTCTTTTTTTGTTTTTTTTGTTTTTTTTTGTTTTTCTCTCTCAAATCTTAACAGTTTAACAGAAAACCAAAAGGAAGTAAGAAAATCTTCTCAGACGCGACGCTAGAACCCTCGGCGCCGTTAAATATAGTATTTACTAATAATTATTAATATGCATGTATTATGGTTTAAACATGATGATAACTGATTCTGTATATTTTTAATTATTTTAGTTTTCTTTTAATTTTATCTCGGTGTTTGTGTTTTCTTCACGAAAAAAATCCATAAAACTATGAGATCACGAGAGCATAAATATATATCAAATATTACATACAATAAAATAAATTAAAAATGTAAACTTTTTTTTGACAACGAAGAATGTGAACTGTTGGTCTTTATTAATTTATTTTGTATTTTTAAACCAGAAAAATGCATTAAATTACCAAAAAAATCATTGAAACACACGGATTCAAGTAAACTTTAGAAGAATTTTTTTTTAAAAAATGAATTGAGATAATGATAATATTTCATTGGTTTACTTGATAAATATATACATTAACTTATCTTAATATTTCATAAGTTTACATTTCATAAAACAAAAAAAGTAGATAATGATAGTTTTATTATTATAGTTATTATAGAATGATAAATCTACTTTAGCCGTTTTAGAAACTAAACCATTAAACACATGTTCATAACATGATTACATAGTGAACTCTCTAAACTTAATAGCAAAATATAAGTTTTCTTATATATTTAACAGTAATAAAACATACACGTGAAATAACTACCATTAAATAATTTATAATAACTAATTCATAATTCCAAACTGTATGTAACAAAACCGATTTGCTTCCTAGTCTTTCAAACTCAACGAAAGAAAGAAAAACATAAAACTCCAACTAAACATAAAACAAATATCGAAAGTATATAAATATAGATGTCAAGAACCCAAAAAAGATCTAGAGATAAAGAGAGAATTAAGCTCTGATGTTGTTCATATAGCCGTTAATGCAAACAAGTCCAACCAATAATATTGTTTGATCTGCACAAAATGATTGAACCACTGAAAAAAGAATGTTCACATCAGCATGAAAGTGATGAAGAGAACACAAGCAATTGAAACAACCAGAAAACACTATACCTAGAGGATGAAACAAAAACTATAACCGATACAACTTGGAATGAACGAAAAAAATGAAACTATAGAGTTTAAAACCTCTTACGTCACATGAAAATAATAATTGGTCTTCACTTGTGAAAGTTAAAATATTTATAATTCTAGTTTCAATTAGAAAGTTCGAGATAGTTATATTATTTAAATTAATAAATTAATGATTTAAGCTAAAACTAATAAGAATATGAAAAATAAACAAAAATTAGCTAAAATCATGGAGAATGTGACAAATCAGCAAAATCTCTTTATTTAATAGAATTTCAAAATAGTTATATTATTTAAATTAATTTATTTAAATATTTAAGTTAAAAACTAATAAGAATATGACAAATAAACAAAAATTAGCTAAAATTATGGAGAGTGAGACAAATAAGCAAAATCACTTCATAAATAATAGTATAGATAACTTCTTTTTTTGTAAACTATAAATATATATAATCTTTAAGAAACAAAAAATATATATGTAAGTAATGATTTTATAATAACTAGTCATCTTTTTTATGATGTGTTGATTTCTTCTTGTAATTTATTTTTTTTTTCTTTTTTGTTGGCTTCTTTAAAATATAATCCAACATTCAAGGGATCCAGTATCCGATTTTTTCCCTTCCTCCGGATTTCACCATGACTTATATAAACTTGTCTTTCAAATCCACCTTTGAAATATTTTCCGTCAATTTTTGGGAGGAATATTGTGGCACATGAAAATTATTGAAAAATGTTCATAAAATACTGGAGAACAAACATACGCTTCAATTGCTAACTATGAATTGAATAAAAAATAAATAAAAGAATGAAAAAAAATACTCAGTCTAGGAAATGAAAAAGCCAGAAACATATGAATTTGTGTTTATTTCATTCCTCGTAGAAATTAGAGAGATAATTTTTTTCTTCATAAGTTTTTTTTATTTATAAGGAAATGAAAAGACTAGAGTGGATCCTATGAATTTATAATCCGACAAAAAATTCAACATGAATGGTACTCCCTCCGTTCCCGAAAGTAAGATGTTTTAGATTTTTTATTTGTTTCACAAAGATAGATTTTCTATATGTTTAAAGTATTTTTTATACTTTTAAGAAACATTAAATGAAAATATTTGAATTGGTTAAATTTCATTGGTGAAAAGTTATTGGAAAATATATAATAAAGTAAAAGAAAAATTAAATTATAAACATTTATTGAATTATTAATAAGCATGAACACTTTAGAAAATCTTATTTTCGGGAACAAAGAGAGTATAAAATTTGAGAAATGAAAAAAAAAATCATAAATTGTGGTCATCAATTAAAGCCATAGATTGTTAAATTTCTCATTTAAATCACCAAAACATAACCGAAACCATCTCTAAATGCTTTTGGGGATTTTAAACATAAATTTTTGCTAATTTAAAATAAATAATGCTGATTAAACAATGATATTTTAATTTACAAAAAAAAAACAATGATATTTTTAGAATGGCAAACAACATTCTCTATAAGATGTTATACTGCAAAATGTATGAAAATTCAATAGGTAGAAGATATATATATATATTGCTAAGCAGTCAATAAACATGTAAAAGAGAGTATAATTTAAATTATACAATATGTAAGTATTATACTCATCTGATAGACAACCACTGGGGGCATTAGACAATGATTTGATCTATGTCGTTTGCTCGCACCATCATGTCAATTCTCAACCTTCGACTGGATCGCAGTCAGCTCCATTTACACACACAAAACATTTTGGTGCATTTATAACCTTTCAGAAACAGCTACACATCTCATGGTAAGTATCCATGCAAAACTAAAGTTGTTTATCTCCACATTTTCTAATGCTTATTTTGCATTTTCATCGTTGAAACTACTACTCTCAATGAAAGCGCACATTTTCATTGTTGCATTTTGGAGATCATTATGTGTAATGAGGAAATTTTGGATAATCAGATGAATGAGCGAGCCAATGAGGAATGAACAAATACAGATGTCATCCAAGACAGTATAGTTAAGTTTGGAAAAAAATTAAAAACAAATATTGTGCTTTTATTGAGCGTTGAACTCAAGACCTCCCGCTTACTAAACGGGTGCTCTAACCAACTGAGCTATGAAAACCTTTGTACGGACATGTGCATTAGTCTATTTATCGTATGAATAACATTTTCTTGGGATTTATTATTATCTAATCTAAACACAGTATTGTTTATAAATAATAATTAAATATTTTATTCAGTTCTATAGTTCATTAAAAATATAATATTGATATATATGAATATCTACGAAAATATATATCTGAAGTAATCTATGATAAATGGTTTAAATCACATTACTATAACTATTTCAACCTATAAAATCTGTATATATAAAATTATACGGCAAAAATCTATGTTGGTAGTAGTAAAAAAAACTAAAAAATACATTCGACGAATTATACACCAACATGGCTATATATTGACCAATACACGAACAAATTGATGGGGATATGCAAAATGCAAAATGCAAAATGCAAAACACTATCAAAACGCTCAAGCCATTATAACACTCATCATTGCCAAGTAAGATCTCATA is a genomic window containing:
- the LOC106306254 gene encoding nucleolar and coiled-body phosphoprotein 1-like isoform X2, whose amino-acid sequence is MSDSDKELENQILEAGEQLTDPPSSLDELLLLLDKLFVWLIDVDQSPHESMQTALSPLMKALVAGKLFKHSDDDVRVAVAACISEITRITAPEAPYDDDHMKEVFKLIVSSFANLPDYFSRSYSKRISILETVAKVRSCVVMLDLECDALLIEMFQLFLKAIRDFHPENVLSSMEKIMTLVLEESEEIPPKMFSPILHYVREDDEVPQVARGLAERVLSNSASKLKKYLTEAVKLSGVSLDKYSKIVASICEGTFSALQHDQLVENEKEDSQGHLEKEAEVEDKQEVIATPERTDAPKDESGKSGVSNGVAQHNNSSVDTESIKKQDDTNAKDDNPCNTDLDNTSEEKPDVEHQPQEKDPSSAIQVDSSKTSDIKEETEPGALLESKDVLSLRPDDSTVKAAISSENDKETSVQALPSKTSADETADVSSPSRGEDIVEESRPKKTANDKETNVQALPSKTSADETANVSSPSRAEDIVEESRPKKTANDKETSVQALPSKTSADETANVSSPSRAEDLVEENRPKKTANQKKNKSLTKEAKPLAASATEEASEEPNTSEAKVTKNSRKKVASSSKTKCTVPPKKGTSETKAAKQSEKKVVESENVQESSKPKEEKKKPGRGKAMDEDSLDTSSGDSEKPAVSSVKSASKSKKEVKQPIEGSPNTNTKRKRSLSKEKASDLQSHGEDLVGSRGRVWWPIDKAYYKGVVNSYDSAKKKHLVIYDDGDQEILNLKTQKWHFLDESETEGEEAADQTVHEKEASREPQRKKAKTGKQSKMESSGKKGGGAGSSKLKAAPASKSGKKSKDEKTESKPKDPKEASREEEEEDSSDELSEEEEIPKTVGKSGTSKSKKEISKSGTSKGSSKTTTTPKSKPGGPSKSSSAKGKAAKGKANSTPASKGEESDAESESEETPKAPEPATKGKPVGSGKSQAKSGKKRKR
- the LOC106306254 gene encoding treacle protein-like isoform X1; the protein is MSDSDKELENQILEAGEQLTDPPSSLDELLLLLDKLFVWLIDVDQSPHESMQTALSPLMKALVAGKLFKHSDDDVRVAVAACISEITRITAPEAPYDDDHMKEVFKLIVSSFANLPDYFSRSYSKRISILETVAKVRSCVVMLDLECDALLIEMFQLFLKAIRDFHPENVLSSMEKIMTLVLEESEEIPPKMFSPILHYVREDDEVPQVARGLAERVLSNSASKLKKYLTEAVKLSGVSLDKYSKIVASICEGTFSALQHDQLVENEKEDSQGHLEKEAEVEDKQEVIATPERTDAPKDESGKSGVSNGVAQHNNSSVDTESIKKQDDTNAKDDNPCNTDLDNTSEEKPDVEHQPQEKDPSSAIQVDSSKTSDIKEETEPGALLESKDVLSLRPDDSTVKAAISSENDKETSVQALPSKTSADETADVSSPSRGEDIVEESRPKKTANDKETNVQALPSKTSADETANVSSPSRAEDIVEESRPKKTANDKETSVQALPSKTSADETANVSSPSRAEDIVEESRPKKTANDKETNVQALPSKTSADETANVSSPSRAEDIVEESRPKKTANDKETNVQALPSKTSADETANVSSPSRAEDLVEENRPKKTANQKKNKSLTKEAKPLAASATEEASEEPNTSEAKVTKNSRKKVASSSKTKCTVPPKKGTSETKAAKQSEKKVVESENVQESSKPKEEKKKPGRGKAMDEDSLDTSSGDSEKPAVSSVKSASKSKKEVKQPIEGSPNTNTKRKRSLSKEKASDLQSHGEDLVGSRGRVWWPIDKAYYKGVVNSYDSAKKKHLVIYDDGDQEILNLKTQKWHFLDESETEGEEAADQTVHEKEASREPQRKKAKTGKQSKMESSGKKGGGAGSSKLKAAPASKSGKKSKDEKTESKPKDPKEASREEEEEDSSDELSEEEEIPKTVGKSGTSKSKKEISKSGTSKGSSKTTTTPKSKPGGPSKSSSAKGKAAKGKANSTPASKGEESDAESESEETPKAPEPATKGKPVGSGKSQAKSGKKRKR